In Arsenicicoccus dermatophilus, a genomic segment contains:
- the truB gene encoding tRNA pseudouridine(55) synthase TruB, producing the protein MAKSAREDEPDGLLVVDKPAGVTSHDVVAQVRRLAGTRKVGHAGTLDPMATGVLLLGLGRGTKLLTFLVGCDKTYDATIRLGQATVTDDAEGEVVSSSPVAELTPEIVSAAVARLTGEIQQVPSAVSAIKVDGQRSYARVRAGETVELPARPVTVSRFEIHDQRVAGEVAYDLDVSVDVSSGTYVRALARDLGASLGVGGHLTALRRTRVGGYDLTRALVPAPVLLEHDAALARVRESDPEVRRLPRELLPPLPLLDLATAARAQFPVHELTDDEVRAVGHGQRVPSALVGTPVVAAFAPDGRLVAILDETRAQARSHVVLAPA; encoded by the coding sequence ATGGCCAAGAGTGCTCGCGAGGACGAACCGGACGGGCTGCTGGTCGTCGACAAGCCTGCCGGCGTCACGTCGCACGACGTGGTCGCCCAGGTGCGCCGGCTGGCCGGCACCCGCAAGGTCGGCCACGCGGGCACCCTGGACCCGATGGCCACCGGGGTGCTGCTGCTCGGGCTGGGGCGGGGGACCAAGCTGCTGACCTTCCTGGTCGGCTGCGACAAGACCTACGACGCCACCATCCGGCTCGGGCAGGCCACGGTGACCGACGACGCGGAGGGCGAGGTCGTCTCCTCGTCCCCGGTCGCCGAGCTCACCCCGGAGATCGTCTCGGCGGCCGTCGCCCGGCTCACCGGCGAGATCCAGCAGGTGCCGAGCGCCGTGTCGGCCATCAAGGTGGACGGGCAGCGGTCCTACGCCCGGGTCCGGGCCGGCGAGACCGTCGAGCTCCCGGCCCGGCCGGTGACCGTCTCCCGCTTCGAGATCCACGACCAGCGGGTCGCGGGCGAGGTCGCCTACGACCTGGACGTCTCCGTCGACGTCTCGTCCGGCACCTATGTCCGCGCGCTCGCCCGCGACCTCGGCGCCTCTCTCGGCGTGGGTGGCCACCTGACGGCGCTGCGGCGCACCCGGGTCGGCGGCTACGACCTCACCCGGGCGCTGGTGCCGGCCCCGGTGCTGCTGGAGCACGACGCCGCGCTGGCCCGGGTGCGCGAGAGCGACCCCGAGGTCCGCCGCCTGCCCCGGGAGCTGCTCCCGCCGCTGCCGCTGCTCGACCTGGCCACCGCGGCCCGGGCCCAGTTCCCGGTGCACGAGCTGACCGACGACGAGGTCCGCGCGGTCGGCCACGGGCAGCGGGTGCCGTCCGCGCTGGTGGGCACCCCGGTCGTGGCGGCCTTCGCGCCGGACGGGCGGCTCGTCGCGATCCTCGACGAGACGCGGGCCCAGGCGCGCAGCCACGTCGTGCTGGCGCCGGCCTGA
- the infB gene encoding translation initiation factor IF-2 gives MAKVRVYELAKELGVESKVLLEHLKNQGEFVRAASSTIEAPVVRRIRESFPAELADGKQPSASAPSGGKPAPAPSTSSSRPTPGPASKPAAPSVPAAETSAPAKPTAQPSTPAPAVAPTAAPAAPATPAQRPTPGPRATPAAPSPVVPAEPAAEAAPAPEKAAPQKKAAPVSKDAAPAAPAAGAATPRPGATPGPRPAAKSAPAAPGARPQAGTPRPGARPGAQGGSPRPGNNPFAPSQGMGQRPERGERPAREGGAAPRPGAPRPAGGQGNARPGNNPFAPSQGMPRPQAPRPGGSAGAAGGAAGAPAAPGGPRPGGPRPAAPRPGGPRPTPGAMPSRSSVPRPGERPARGGGGGHPGGGPGGGGFRPGGGGAPGGGFGPRPGGGRPGGGAGRGGTQGAFGRGGKPARGRKSKRAKRQEFEQMQAPSLGGVSVPRGNGTTVVRVRRGSSLTDFADKINANPASLVTVLFHLGEMATATQSLDEDTFKVLGAELGYDIQVVSPEEEEQELFASFNIDLEHEEDEDDLQARPPVVTVMGHVDHGKTRLLDAIRNANVIATEAGGITQHIGAYQVAVEHEGVDRKLTVIDTPGHEAFTAMRARGAKVTDIAILVVAADDGVMPQTIEALNHAQAADVPIVVAVNKIDVDGANPAKVRQQLTEYNLIAEEYGGETMFVDISAKQGQNIDALLEAVLLTADAALDLRANPDTDARGVAIEANLDRGRGATATVLVQQGTLRVGDAIVAGSAHGRVRAMLDEHGKQVKEATPSRPVQVLGLASVPRAGDTFVVAPDDRTARQIAEKREAADRQASLAKSRKRISLEDLNEALAAGKVETLNLILKGDASGSVEALEDALLQIDVGDEVDLRIIDRGVGAITMNNINLAVASNAVIIGFNVRAEGQNAEYADREGVEIRYYSVIYQAIEEIEAALKGMLKPEFEEVELGTAEIREIFRSSKFGNIAGSIVRSGEIKRGAKARITRNGVVVAENVEVAGLRRFKDDVTEVREGFECGINLGSYNDLQLGDLIATYEMREKPRD, from the coding sequence GTGGCTAAGGTCCGGGTCTACGAGCTCGCGAAGGAGCTCGGAGTCGAGAGCAAGGTTCTGCTCGAGCACCTGAAGAACCAAGGAGAGTTCGTCCGCGCGGCGTCCTCGACGATCGAGGCGCCCGTCGTGCGTCGTATCCGGGAGTCCTTCCCGGCAGAGCTGGCCGACGGCAAGCAGCCGTCCGCGTCGGCCCCCTCCGGCGGCAAGCCCGCCCCCGCGCCGAGCACCTCCTCGTCGCGTCCCACCCCCGGTCCGGCCAGCAAGCCGGCCGCCCCGAGCGTCCCGGCCGCCGAGACGTCGGCGCCCGCCAAGCCGACCGCGCAGCCGAGCACGCCGGCCCCCGCCGTGGCGCCTACCGCCGCCCCCGCGGCGCCGGCGACCCCCGCGCAGCGACCGACTCCCGGCCCCCGGGCGACCCCGGCCGCCCCGTCGCCGGTCGTCCCCGCGGAGCCCGCTGCCGAGGCTGCCCCCGCTCCGGAGAAGGCTGCGCCGCAGAAGAAGGCCGCTCCGGTGTCGAAGGACGCCGCGCCTGCTGCTCCGGCAGCTGGGGCGGCCACCCCGCGCCCCGGCGCCACCCCCGGCCCGCGCCCCGCCGCCAAGAGCGCCCCGGCCGCTCCCGGGGCTCGTCCCCAGGCCGGCACGCCGCGCCCCGGCGCGCGTCCCGGTGCTCAGGGCGGGTCCCCGCGCCCCGGCAACAACCCCTTCGCCCCCTCCCAGGGCATGGGGCAGCGTCCCGAGCGGGGTGAGCGTCCCGCCCGCGAGGGTGGCGCCGCCCCCCGCCCGGGTGCCCCGCGTCCGGCCGGCGGTCAGGGGAACGCCCGTCCGGGCAACAATCCCTTCGCCCCCTCCCAGGGAATGCCCCGCCCGCAGGCGCCGCGTCCCGGCGGCTCTGCCGGTGCTGCGGGTGGTGCCGCCGGCGCCCCCGCAGCGCCGGGCGGCCCGCGTCCTGGCGGACCTCGTCCGGCCGCGCCGCGTCCCGGTGGCCCCCGCCCGACCCCCGGCGCGATGCCGAGCCGGTCGTCCGTCCCCCGTCCCGGCGAGCGTCCCGCCCGCGGTGGCGGTGGCGGTCATCCCGGCGGCGGTCCCGGTGGCGGTGGCTTCCGCCCCGGTGGCGGCGGTGCGCCTGGTGGCGGCTTCGGCCCGCGTCCCGGTGGCGGTCGCCCCGGCGGTGGCGCCGGTCGTGGCGGCACCCAGGGTGCCTTCGGTCGTGGCGGCAAGCCGGCCCGCGGTCGCAAGAGCAAGCGCGCGAAGCGCCAGGAGTTCGAGCAGATGCAGGCTCCGTCGCTGGGTGGCGTCTCCGTCCCCCGCGGCAACGGCACGACGGTCGTCCGCGTCCGTCGCGGCTCGTCCCTGACCGACTTCGCCGACAAGATCAACGCCAACCCGGCCTCGCTGGTCACGGTGCTGTTCCACCTCGGCGAGATGGCCACGGCCACCCAGTCCCTCGACGAGGACACCTTCAAGGTGCTCGGCGCCGAGCTCGGCTACGACATCCAGGTCGTCTCGCCGGAGGAGGAGGAGCAGGAGCTCTTCGCGTCGTTCAACATCGACCTCGAGCACGAGGAGGACGAGGACGACCTGCAGGCCCGGCCCCCGGTGGTGACGGTCATGGGTCACGTCGACCACGGAAAGACGAGGCTGCTGGACGCGATCCGCAACGCCAACGTCATCGCGACCGAGGCCGGCGGCATCACCCAGCACATCGGTGCCTACCAGGTGGCCGTCGAGCACGAGGGCGTGGACCGCAAACTCACCGTCATCGACACCCCCGGTCACGAGGCCTTCACGGCCATGCGTGCCCGCGGTGCCAAGGTCACCGACATCGCCATCCTCGTGGTCGCGGCCGACGACGGCGTCATGCCCCAGACGATCGAGGCGCTCAACCACGCCCAGGCGGCCGACGTGCCGATCGTGGTGGCCGTCAACAAGATCGACGTCGACGGCGCCAACCCGGCGAAGGTCCGCCAGCAGCTGACCGAGTACAACCTGATCGCCGAGGAGTACGGCGGCGAGACGATGTTCGTCGACATCTCGGCCAAGCAGGGGCAGAACATCGACGCCCTGCTCGAGGCCGTGCTGCTGACCGCCGACGCCGCCCTCGACCTGCGGGCCAACCCCGACACCGACGCCCGCGGCGTCGCCATCGAGGCCAACCTGGACCGCGGTCGCGGTGCCACCGCGACCGTCCTGGTCCAGCAGGGCACCCTGCGCGTCGGTGACGCGATCGTGGCGGGCTCCGCCCACGGGCGTGTCCGCGCGATGCTCGACGAGCACGGCAAGCAGGTCAAGGAGGCCACCCCCTCCCGACCCGTCCAGGTGCTTGGTCTGGCCTCCGTGCCGCGGGCCGGTGACACCTTCGTCGTCGCCCCCGACGACCGCACCGCCCGCCAGATCGCCGAGAAGCGTGAGGCCGCGGACCGCCAGGCCAGCCTGGCCAAGTCCCGCAAGCGCATCTCCCTCGAGGACCTCAACGAGGCCCTCGCGGCGGGCAAGGTCGAGACCCTCAACCTCATCCTCAAGGGTGACGCGAGCGGTTCGGTCGAGGCCCTGGAGGACGCCCTGCTGCAGATCGACGTGGGCGACGAGGTCGACCTGCGGATCATCGACCGCGGCGTCGGCGCGATCACGATGAACAACATCAACCTCGCCGTCGCGTCCAACGCCGTGATCATCGGCTTCAACGTGCGCGCCGAGGGCCAGAACGCCGAGTACGCCGACCGCGAAGGCGTGGAGATCCGGTACTACTCGGTGATCTACCAGGCCATCGAGGAGATCGAGGCCGCGCTCAAGGGCATGCTCAAGCCGGAGTTCGAGGAGGTGGAGCTCGGCACCGCCGAGATCCGCGAGATCTTCCGCTCCAGCAAGTTCGGCAACATCGCCGGATCCATCGTCCGCAGCGGCGAGATCAAGCGGGGTGCCAAGGCGCGGATCACCCGCAACGGCGTGGTCGTCGCCGAGAACGTCGAGGTCGCCGGCCTGCGGCGGTTCAAGGACGACGTCACCGAGGTCCGCGAGGGCTTCGAGTGCGGCATCAACCTGGGGTCCTACAACGACCTCCAGCTCGGCGACCTGATCGCCACGTACGAGATGCGCGAGAAGCCGCGCGACTGA
- a CDS encoding TRM11 family SAM-dependent methyltransferase: protein MSSYLALVSPSHNRVYAADAPRIMAAELTCVADALVPGIDEVAIRTLAGVDYLGFRTPEPLCGTALRAVGVLSGIQALYAVEAAEPDPPADAMPLLRPVALDRPDRFPSDLVTIQKYQGKTNEQFTRTLLTVTAMATAWPERLLDGTLTVLDPMCGRGTTLNTAITLGLDVTGVDVDAKDLEAYQAFLTTYLRQHRLKHKATAGQVRRHGKTLGRRLDVELAASKDDHQAGCTQRVTFLGVDTTRLEGLLPAAQTNVVVADTPYGVQHGSHGPRLDRSPLELLDRALPGWLRALRTGGAIGLAVNRHVAPVDDTRALLERHGLTVVDHDGYGGLRHRVDASIDRDIVVARKG, encoded by the coding sequence ATGTCGTCCTACCTCGCCCTCGTGTCGCCGTCGCACAACCGGGTCTACGCCGCCGACGCCCCGCGCATCATGGCGGCGGAGCTCACCTGCGTCGCCGACGCGCTCGTGCCCGGGATCGACGAGGTCGCGATCCGCACCCTCGCGGGGGTCGACTACCTCGGCTTCCGCACCCCGGAGCCCCTCTGCGGGACCGCGCTGCGAGCGGTCGGCGTGCTGTCCGGCATACAGGCGCTGTATGCCGTGGAAGCAGCAGAGCCGGACCCGCCCGCCGACGCCATGCCGCTGCTGCGGCCCGTCGCCCTGGACCGGCCGGACCGCTTCCCCTCCGACCTGGTGACCATCCAGAAGTACCAGGGCAAGACGAACGAGCAGTTCACCCGAACCCTCCTGACGGTCACCGCCATGGCCACCGCCTGGCCGGAGCGCCTCCTCGACGGCACCCTCACCGTCCTGGACCCGATGTGCGGACGAGGCACCACCCTCAACACCGCGATCACCCTCGGGCTCGACGTCACCGGCGTCGACGTGGACGCGAAGGACCTGGAGGCCTACCAGGCCTTCCTCACGACCTACCTGCGCCAGCACCGGCTCAAGCACAAGGCCACGGCCGGGCAGGTGCGGCGCCACGGCAAGACCCTCGGGCGCCGCCTGGACGTGGAGCTTGCCGCCAGCAAGGACGACCACCAGGCCGGATGCACCCAGCGGGTGACCTTCCTGGGCGTGGACACGACCCGTCTGGAGGGTCTGCTGCCCGCGGCGCAGACCAACGTCGTCGTCGCGGACACGCCCTACGGCGTCCAGCACGGCTCCCACGGCCCGCGGCTCGACCGCAGCCCGCTCGAGCTGCTCGACCGGGCCCTGCCCGGGTGGCTGCGCGCGCTGCGCACCGGCGGCGCGATCGGGCTGGCCGTCAACCGGCACGTCGCTCCGGTCGACGACACCCGCGCGCTGCTGGAGCGTCATGGTCTGACCGTGGTCGACCACGATGGCTACGGTGGACTGCGGCACCGCGTGGACGCATCCATCGACCGAGACATCGTGGTCGCCCGCAAGGGCTGA
- a CDS encoding GntR family transcriptional regulator — MTDIHRSAPSLAERLRGELRSRIVDTRLRPGAVLLEKVLAEEHAVSKTPVREALQMLAVEGWVQVIPRRGYTVSNMGFHDIREVMELRRAIEPTVAASAAATVTRDLVDDLARLLDGQRAATSHARAVSAAAAFHRRIAQAARNHRAQATLDRLFAESERAHALLPPLAAAIADTEVAAHQDVFDAIRSAEPQRAETVMRQHLVQAESAMVAAHFH, encoded by the coding sequence CCCTGGCCGAGCGGTTGCGGGGTGAGCTGCGGTCGCGGATCGTCGACACCCGGCTGCGCCCGGGGGCCGTCCTGCTGGAGAAGGTCCTCGCCGAGGAGCACGCCGTCTCCAAGACGCCGGTGCGGGAGGCCCTGCAGATGCTCGCCGTCGAGGGGTGGGTGCAGGTCATCCCCCGTCGCGGTTACACCGTCAGCAACATGGGGTTCCACGACATCCGCGAGGTGATGGAGCTGCGCCGCGCCATCGAGCCGACGGTGGCCGCCAGCGCCGCGGCCACCGTCACCCGTGACCTGGTCGACGACCTGGCGCGACTCCTGGACGGTCAGCGCGCCGCCACCAGCCACGCCCGCGCGGTCAGCGCCGCGGCGGCCTTCCACCGTCGGATCGCCCAGGCCGCCCGCAACCACCGCGCCCAGGCGACGCTGGACCGCCTGTTTGCCGAGAGCGAGCGCGCGCACGCCCTGCTGCCGCCCCTGGCCGCGGCCATCGCCGACACCGAGGTCGCGGCTCACCAGGACGTGTTCGACGCCATCCGCTCGGCCGAACCACAGCGCGCCGAGACCGTCATGCGCCAGCACCTGGTGCAGGCCGAGAGCGCCATGGTGGCTGCGCACTTCCACTGA
- the rbfA gene encoding 30S ribosome-binding factor RbfA codes for MADPARARKIADRIKVVAAEYLEHRLKDERLGFVTLTDVRVTGDLQHASVFYTVFGSDEEREATAEVLQENLGRIRSHVGKALGIRLTPTLEFIADALPETSSQLEEALRKARERDAELARAREGAIPAGDADPYRKPVSGDEAGDDPADRVVEIDGEEDERA; via the coding sequence ATGGCCGACCCGGCACGCGCACGCAAGATCGCCGACCGCATCAAGGTGGTCGCTGCCGAGTACCTCGAGCACCGGCTCAAGGACGAGCGCCTCGGCTTCGTCACGCTCACCGACGTCCGCGTCACCGGTGACCTTCAGCACGCCTCGGTGTTCTACACCGTCTTCGGCAGCGACGAGGAGCGTGAGGCCACCGCCGAGGTGCTGCAGGAGAACCTCGGCCGGATCCGCTCGCACGTGGGCAAGGCGCTCGGCATCCGGCTGACGCCGACCCTGGAGTTCATCGCCGACGCCCTGCCCGAGACCTCCTCCCAGCTCGAGGAGGCTTTGCGCAAGGCTCGAGAGCGCGACGCCGAGCTCGCCCGGGCTCGGGAGGGCGCCATCCCCGCCGGTGACGCCGACCCCTATCGCAAGCCCGTCTCGGGCGACGAGGCCGGTGACGACCCGGCTGACCGGGTGGTGGAGATCGACGGCGAAGAGGACGAGCGCGCCTGA